A window from Nocardioides mesophilus encodes these proteins:
- a CDS encoding glycoside hydrolase family 26 protein, with protein MRTTHSSGRETSAALRRLAVLLLALATVALGSVGSAAAARPGGASVTGATTVSADQTFGVAMPDVPWTMAPLSALTASVGRAPTSVMWYAAWSDNAAFPAAQAADVAATGATPTITWEPWNPAGGATQPAYTLDRITAGAFDSYLTSWARQIRSYGKPVVLRFAHEMNGSWYPWSAQANGNTAGDYVAAWKHVRSVFSKQRTSNVVWSWSPNVPYPGSTALGAVYPGDGYVDQVALDGYNWATLQGGSWQSFWEVFGSGVAQLTALTSKPLYLGEVGCPEDGGDKAAWVADMFSTLATHQEIRGFTWFDFQKEADWRIESSTATLDAFRAGLSTY; from the coding sequence ATGCGCACCACCCACTCGTCCGGACGAGAGACGTCGGCGGCCCTGCGGAGACTCGCAGTGCTGCTGCTCGCGCTCGCCACGGTGGCGCTCGGCAGCGTCGGCAGCGCCGCCGCAGCGCGCCCGGGCGGCGCGAGCGTCACGGGAGCGACGACCGTGAGCGCCGACCAGACCTTCGGCGTCGCGATGCCCGATGTCCCGTGGACCATGGCGCCGCTGTCCGCGCTCACCGCCTCCGTGGGCCGCGCCCCGACCAGCGTGATGTGGTACGCCGCCTGGAGCGACAACGCCGCCTTCCCGGCCGCCCAGGCGGCGGACGTCGCGGCCACCGGCGCCACCCCGACGATCACCTGGGAGCCGTGGAACCCGGCCGGCGGCGCCACCCAGCCGGCGTACACGCTGGACCGGATCACGGCCGGAGCCTTCGACTCCTACCTCACCAGCTGGGCCAGGCAGATCCGCAGCTACGGCAAGCCGGTGGTGCTGCGCTTCGCGCACGAGATGAACGGCAGCTGGTACCCCTGGTCGGCGCAGGCCAACGGCAACACCGCCGGCGACTACGTCGCCGCGTGGAAGCACGTGCGCTCGGTCTTCTCCAAGCAGCGCACGTCCAACGTCGTGTGGTCGTGGTCCCCGAACGTCCCCTACCCCGGCTCCACCGCACTGGGCGCGGTCTACCCCGGCGACGGCTACGTCGACCAGGTGGCGCTGGACGGCTACAACTGGGCGACCCTGCAGGGCGGCTCGTGGCAGTCGTTCTGGGAGGTGTTCGGCAGCGGGGTGGCCCAGCTGACGGCGCTCACCAGCAAGCCGCTGTACCTCGGTGAGGTGGGCTGTCCCGAGGACGGCGGCGACAAGGCGGCCTGGGTGGCGGACATGTTCAGCACCCTCGCCACTCACCAGGAGATCCGCGGCTTCACCTGGTTCGACTTCCAGAAGGAGGCGGACTGGCGCATCGAAAGCTCGACGGCCACCCTGGACGCCTTCCGGGCCGGCCTGTCGACCTACTGA
- a CDS encoding DUF732 domain-containing protein — MRRLALVLAAALLAGGCSGTGEQAPSSDQGADRGSDRQFLDALVQSGVMQPQADDAARRQAVREGREWCAKLTDPATTREDVARALAKLLRDSDTRFAQRATAFYGTAAQTYCPEAAARLQG; from the coding sequence ATGCGTCGCCTCGCTCTCGTCCTGGCCGCCGCCCTGCTGGCCGGCGGATGCTCCGGCACCGGCGAGCAGGCGCCGTCGAGCGACCAGGGCGCCGACCGCGGCAGCGACCGCCAGTTCCTCGACGCGCTGGTCCAGTCCGGTGTCATGCAGCCGCAGGCCGACGACGCGGCGCGCCGGCAGGCCGTCCGGGAGGGACGAGAGTGGTGCGCGAAGCTCACCGACCCTGCGACCACTCGCGAGGACGTGGCGCGGGCCCTGGCCAAGCTGCTGCGTGACTCCGACACCCGGTTCGCCCAGCGGGCGACCGCGTTCTACGGCACCGCCGCCCAGACCTACTGCCCGGAGGCGGCCGCCCGGCTCCAGGGCTGA
- a CDS encoding lytic murein transglycosylase produces MGKRFRRPSRLAALVGALAASLTLGPLIPAALAAVVDLPTEQVVAAADGPVLGGHRETLLDDHPWLVEPQTTLVWRADRNRKVRVDSAKGSRVWTVSALASHDLPQAAMRAYQDAAATMARTDPSCQLPWTLLAGIGRVESDHGRYGGSVLSTDGISRPAIIGVALNGAGPVAAIRDTDGGRWDGDKVWDRAVGPMQFIPSTWTGAGRDGDGDGKADPNDLDDAALAAAGYLCSGSGSLLDPAAMAAAILRYNPSDYYVALVMAFERGYRTGVFIIPSPTPPAAEQGPAARHRHQHRADGARSAHGGRHGTSDGPGPSASAGGSGGSGSGGSGGGSAAGPKPAPQPAPKPSPKPSPSPTPTPTPTPTPSPSPSVPQMVTLAGTLTQPASGGWFVGGTPLDLGPAGQLSAGAAYDFDGDGAVEANSEELAGLAGKDVTLQVGAGTSPAVVYLINDKGYRNADGGFVRPAAASPSAAGTTTTG; encoded by the coding sequence ATGGGCAAGCGGTTCCGTCGACCGTCCAGGCTGGCTGCGCTCGTCGGCGCGCTCGCCGCGTCGCTGACGTTGGGCCCGCTGATCCCGGCCGCGCTGGCCGCGGTGGTGGACCTGCCCACGGAGCAGGTGGTGGCGGCGGCCGACGGCCCGGTGCTCGGCGGGCACCGGGAGACGCTGCTCGACGACCACCCGTGGCTCGTCGAGCCGCAGACCACCTTGGTCTGGCGGGCGGACCGGAACCGCAAGGTGCGCGTGGACAGCGCCAAGGGCTCCCGGGTGTGGACGGTCAGCGCGCTCGCGTCGCACGATCTCCCCCAGGCGGCCATGCGGGCCTACCAGGACGCGGCGGCGACGATGGCGCGCACCGATCCCTCCTGCCAGCTGCCCTGGACCCTGCTCGCCGGGATCGGTCGCGTGGAGTCCGACCACGGCCGGTACGGCGGCTCCGTGCTCAGCACCGACGGGATCTCGCGGCCGGCGATCATCGGCGTGGCGCTCAACGGTGCCGGCCCGGTGGCCGCCATCCGCGACACCGACGGTGGCCGCTGGGACGGCGACAAGGTCTGGGACCGCGCCGTCGGGCCGATGCAGTTCATCCCGTCCACCTGGACCGGGGCGGGACGCGACGGGGACGGCGACGGCAAGGCCGACCCCAACGACCTCGACGACGCGGCGCTGGCCGCGGCCGGCTACCTCTGCTCCGGCTCGGGCAGCCTGCTCGACCCGGCCGCGATGGCCGCCGCGATCCTGCGCTACAACCCCTCGGACTACTACGTCGCCCTCGTCATGGCCTTCGAGCGCGGCTACCGCACCGGCGTCTTCATCATCCCGTCGCCCACCCCGCCCGCCGCCGAGCAGGGCCCCGCAGCCCGGCACCGACACCAGCACCGCGCCGACGGCGCCCGGTCGGCGCACGGCGGCCGTCACGGCACGTCGGACGGCCCGGGGCCGAGCGCGAGCGCGGGCGGCTCGGGAGGGTCCGGCTCCGGTGGCTCGGGCGGTGGCTCCGCGGCCGGCCCCAAGCCGGCCCCCCAGCCGGCACCGAAGCCGTCGCCCAAGCCGTCACCGAGTCCGACGCCGACCCCGACGCCGACCCCGACGCCCTCGCCGTCACCGAGCGTTCCGCAGATGGTCACCCTGGCCGGGACCCTGACGCAGCCCGCGTCCGGCGGCTGGTTCGTCGGCGGGACCCCGCTCGACCTCGGGCCGGCCGGGCAGCTGTCCGCGGGCGCGGCGTACGACTTCGACGGTGACGGCGCCGTCGAGGCCAACAGCGAGGAGCTCGCCGGCCTGGCCGGGAAGGACGTCACCCTGCAGGTCGGCGCCGGGACGAGCCCGGCGGTGGTCTACCTGATCAACGACAAGGGCTACCGCAACGCCGACGGCGGCTTCGTGCGCCCGGCCGCGGCCTCGCCGAGTGCGGCCGGCACCACGACGACCGGCTGA
- a CDS encoding SRPBCC family protein, whose amino-acid sequence MTETATKKVAGTAKGVTGQLPLDRLKQEARGLGGALAQRGVSAAQGRVDSLTDRLNDYAEGKPGPKMAMNVAEGDSPAKAGVKAMAGSVKDKVGEKVGDVVGTLTGSKGGKGGKLKVTNIVESIDLPVGREVAYAQWTQFEDFPSFMKKVERVSQDEDEVTTWKAQIFLSHRTWKATIVDQVSPERIVWKSEGAKGHVDGAVTFHELAPDLTRVLVVLEYYPQGLFEHTGNIWRAPGRRARLELKHFRRHVATHTLLHQDEVEGWQGTIHDEHMVDDGSEREQDDQEPEEGAEAAAQQPEDEAGEDQPEDEAGEDQPEERTQDEGERAEPDENKSNGEQKRRPRQSQREAPRTRPSSEREGAESRRRSSHGSNSRSGSRPAKRPAHSSGGSGREDGSGQ is encoded by the coding sequence ATGACCGAGACTGCGACCAAGAAGGTGGCCGGGACGGCCAAGGGGGTCACCGGCCAGCTACCGCTCGACCGGCTCAAGCAGGAGGCACGAGGCCTCGGCGGAGCGCTCGCCCAGCGGGGCGTGTCGGCCGCCCAGGGTCGGGTGGACTCCCTGACCGACCGGCTCAACGACTACGCGGAGGGCAAGCCAGGCCCCAAGATGGCGATGAACGTCGCCGAGGGCGACTCGCCTGCCAAGGCGGGGGTCAAGGCGATGGCCGGGTCCGTGAAGGACAAGGTGGGCGAGAAGGTGGGCGACGTCGTCGGCACGCTCACCGGCAGCAAGGGCGGCAAGGGCGGCAAGCTCAAGGTCACCAACATCGTCGAGAGCATCGACCTGCCGGTCGGCCGCGAGGTGGCCTACGCGCAGTGGACCCAGTTCGAGGACTTTCCCTCGTTCATGAAGAAGGTCGAGCGCGTCAGCCAGGACGAGGACGAGGTCACGACGTGGAAGGCGCAGATCTTCCTGTCCCACCGCACCTGGAAGGCGACGATCGTCGACCAGGTGTCCCCCGAGCGCATCGTGTGGAAGTCCGAGGGGGCGAAGGGGCATGTCGACGGCGCGGTCACGTTCCACGAGCTCGCCCCTGACCTGACCCGCGTCCTGGTGGTGCTGGAGTACTACCCGCAGGGTCTGTTCGAGCACACCGGGAACATCTGGCGGGCCCCGGGGCGCCGTGCCCGGCTGGAGCTGAAGCACTTCCGACGGCACGTGGCCACCCACACCTTGCTGCACCAGGACGAGGTCGAGGGCTGGCAGGGCACCATCCACGACGAGCACATGGTCGACGACGGGAGCGAGCGCGAGCAGGACGACCAGGAACCCGAGGAGGGTGCCGAGGCCGCCGCGCAGCAGCCGGAGGACGAGGCCGGCGAGGACCAGCCCGAGGACGAGGCCGGCGAGGACCAGCCCGAGGAGCGGACGCAGGACGAGGGCGAGCGCGCCGAGCCGGACGAGAACAAGTCGAACGGGGAGCAGAAGCGCCGGCCGCGACAGTCCCAGCGGGAGGCTCCCCGGACACGTCCTTCCTCGGAGCGCGAGGGCGCAGAGTCACGCCGCAGGTCCTCGCACGGCTCCAACAGCCGGTCCGGCTCACGACCCGCGAAGCGCCCTGCGCACAGCTCGGGCGGCTCCGGACGCGAGGACGGGTCCGGCCAGTGA
- a CDS encoding glycerophosphodiester phosphodiesterase, protein MRAQLATLVRRPTATPCRVQTIAHRGASAYAPENTLAALRKAIARDADLAEFDVQRTRDGAVVLLHDATLERTTDVRRVFPDRGPWRVGDFSYAEIARLDAGSWKGPEYAGERIPLLTEALEVLRPSGLGALVELKHPRLYPGLVAELATLLDEDRRGPAAPGSVIVQSFDESAARELKGRVPSVPVGVLGSPARDRLASIASWADLVNPHHHRADRSYVDEVRRHGLQCFVWTVDRPVAMRRAVRAGVDGVITNRPDVFRRFAAEAPAS, encoded by the coding sequence GTGCGTGCCCAGCTCGCCACCCTCGTCCGCCGCCCCACCGCCACCCCGTGCCGGGTCCAGACCATCGCCCACCGCGGAGCCAGCGCCTACGCGCCGGAGAACACGCTCGCCGCGCTGCGCAAGGCGATCGCCCGCGACGCCGACCTGGCCGAGTTCGACGTCCAGCGCACGCGTGACGGCGCGGTGGTCCTCCTGCACGACGCGACGCTTGAGCGCACCACCGACGTCCGCCGGGTCTTTCCCGACCGCGGGCCGTGGCGGGTGGGCGACTTCTCCTACGCCGAGATCGCCCGGCTCGACGCCGGCTCGTGGAAGGGCCCGGAGTACGCCGGGGAGCGGATCCCGCTGCTCACGGAGGCCCTCGAGGTGCTGCGCCCGAGCGGCCTGGGCGCCCTGGTGGAGCTGAAGCACCCCCGCCTGTACCCGGGCCTCGTGGCTGAGCTGGCCACCCTGCTCGACGAGGACCGCAGGGGACCGGCCGCCCCCGGGAGCGTGATCGTCCAGTCGTTCGACGAGTCAGCCGCGCGCGAGCTCAAGGGTCGGGTGCCGTCGGTCCCGGTGGGTGTCCTCGGGAGTCCCGCCCGGGACCGGTTGGCGTCGATCGCCTCGTGGGCCGATCTCGTCAACCCGCACCACCACCGCGCCGACCGGTCCTACGTCGACGAGGTCCGCCGCCACGGGCTGCAGTGCTTCGTCTGGACCGTCGACCGGCCGGTGGCGATGCGGCGGGCGGTCCGGGCCGGCGTCGACGGCGTGATCACCAACCGGCCCGACGTGTTCCGTCGCTTCGCCGCGGAGGCTCCGGCGAGCTGA
- a CDS encoding NAD-dependent protein deacetylase: MSLAQRVPSYADAPAPPGAAPAVTPDRVHEVLADRPLVALTGAGLSTDSGIPDYRGPGAPTRAPMTYQEFVSGPEPQRRYWARSHVGWSRMGQAQPNAGHLALARLEARGRVRMTITQNVDGLHESAGSRQLCALHGRIAEVVCLGCREVTSRLRLAARMTELNPDWLARHGEAAARPDGDVDLDGTHDFVVPGCESCGGVLKPDVVFFGENVPKTRVQRCYDAVEEAAGLGGALLVLGSSLTVMSGLRFVRRAAKLAVPVVIVNRGGTRGDDLATAKLEAGTSEFLAALAGPGA; the protein is encoded by the coding sequence GTGAGCCTGGCCCAGCGCGTCCCGTCGTACGCCGACGCACCCGCCCCACCGGGCGCCGCGCCCGCCGTGACTCCGGACCGGGTGCACGAGGTGCTCGCGGACCGGCCGCTGGTGGCGCTCACCGGCGCCGGGCTGAGCACCGACTCCGGGATCCCCGACTACCGCGGTCCGGGCGCGCCGACCCGGGCCCCGATGACCTACCAGGAGTTCGTCTCCGGGCCGGAGCCGCAGCGCCGCTACTGGGCCCGCTCCCACGTCGGCTGGTCCCGGATGGGGCAAGCGCAGCCGAACGCCGGACACCTCGCGCTGGCCCGGCTGGAGGCGCGCGGCCGGGTCCGGATGACCATCACCCAGAACGTCGACGGCCTGCACGAGTCCGCCGGCTCACGGCAGCTGTGCGCGCTGCACGGCCGGATCGCCGAGGTGGTCTGCCTCGGCTGCCGGGAGGTGACCAGCCGGCTGCGGCTGGCCGCGCGGATGACCGAGCTGAACCCGGACTGGCTGGCCCGGCACGGCGAGGCCGCCGCCCGCCCCGACGGCGACGTGGACCTCGACGGCACGCACGACTTCGTCGTCCCCGGCTGCGAGAGCTGCGGCGGCGTGCTGAAGCCGGACGTCGTCTTCTTCGGCGAGAACGTGCCCAAGACCCGGGTGCAGCGCTGCTACGACGCCGTCGAGGAGGCCGCCGGCCTCGGCGGGGCGCTGCTGGTCCTCGGCTCCTCGCTCACCGTCATGTCCGGACTGCGGTTCGTCCGCAGGGCCGCCAAGCTCGCCGTCCCGGTGGTCATCGTCAACCGCGGCGGCACCCGCGGCGACGACCTGGCCACCGCCAAGCTCGAGGCCGGCACCTCGGAGTTCCTCGCCGCGCTGGCCGGCCCCGGCGCCTGA
- a CDS encoding ABC transporter permease — MTLALVRSELHKIFSTRLWWGLLLGAVVYTGLSAVAAAATAGMEPGAGQAASPPLGTAAAYRGVYASSMFGGAYIFAMILGITGMTGEYRYQTITPTFLVTPRRSRVVAAKMVANLLVGLGYAAAALLSALAFGALTITIRGEALGLGADRLWSSVALAALAIALWTLLGIGIGTLIRNQVAAILIAVFVTFLVEPLATYFLSAADLDAVVKWLPTNASAALTSPASTILDYLDWWVGGIVLLGYAALLAGLGMLLSVRRDIT; from the coding sequence GTGACGCTCGCCCTGGTGCGCTCGGAGCTGCACAAGATCTTCTCCACCCGGCTGTGGTGGGGGCTGCTGCTCGGCGCTGTCGTCTACACCGGCCTCTCCGCGGTGGCCGCCGCGGCGACCGCCGGGATGGAGCCCGGCGCCGGCCAGGCGGCCAGCCCGCCGCTGGGCACCGCGGCCGCCTACCGCGGCGTCTACGCCTCCAGCATGTTCGGCGGCGCCTACATCTTCGCGATGATCCTCGGGATCACCGGCATGACGGGGGAGTACCGCTACCAGACGATCACGCCGACCTTCCTGGTGACGCCGCGCCGGTCCCGGGTGGTCGCGGCCAAGATGGTGGCGAACCTGCTGGTCGGCCTCGGGTACGCCGCCGCGGCGCTGCTCTCCGCGCTGGCCTTCGGTGCCCTCACCATCACGATCCGCGGCGAGGCGCTCGGGCTCGGCGCGGACCGGCTCTGGTCCAGCGTGGCCCTCGCCGCGCTGGCGATCGCGCTGTGGACGCTGCTCGGGATCGGCATCGGCACGCTGATCCGGAACCAGGTCGCGGCCATCCTGATCGCGGTGTTCGTGACGTTCCTCGTCGAGCCGCTGGCGACGTACTTCCTCAGCGCAGCGGACCTCGACGCGGTCGTGAAGTGGCTGCCCACCAACGCCTCCGCCGCGCTGACCTCGCCGGCGAGCACGATCCTGGACTACCTGGACTGGTGGGTGGGCGGGATCGTGCTGCTCGGCTACGCGGCTCTGCTGGCCGGCCTGGGGATGCTCCTCTCGGTCCGCCGCGACATCACCTGA
- the glgC gene encoding glucose-1-phosphate adenylyltransferase codes for MARVLSIVMAGGEGKRLMPLTVDRAKPAVPFGGSYRLIDFALSNIVNAGYLNCAVLTQYKSHSLDRHISLTWRLNSMLGNYVAPVPAQQRRGPKWYQGSADAIYQSMNLINDERPDIIVVFGADHVYRMDASQMVQAHIDSGAGVTVAGIRVPRHEAWQFGVIKTGPDGETIEEFLEKPENPPGLLDSPDESFASMGNYVFSADVLVEALEKDSANPKSRHDMGGDIIPMLVDQKRACVYDFKRNQVPGSTDRDKDYWRDVGTLDSYHEAHLDLVSALPVFNLYNTDWPIFTSNSQLPGAKFTSGASVRDSIVCAGSIVSAATVDSSVIGVHDHVADGAYVQRSVLLDNVTIGRGAVVRNAIIDKNVVVPDGCLIGVDHEEDRRRGFTVSEGGITVLGKGQVVLP; via the coding sequence ATGGCGCGAGTGCTGAGCATCGTTATGGCCGGTGGCGAGGGCAAGCGGCTGATGCCGCTGACAGTGGACCGCGCCAAACCCGCGGTCCCGTTCGGCGGCTCCTACCGCCTCATCGACTTCGCCCTGTCCAACATCGTCAACGCCGGCTACCTCAACTGCGCCGTGCTGACGCAGTACAAGTCGCACTCCCTGGACCGGCACATCTCGCTGACCTGGCGGCTGAACTCCATGCTGGGCAACTACGTCGCCCCGGTGCCGGCCCAGCAGCGCCGGGGACCGAAGTGGTACCAAGGCAGCGCGGACGCGATCTACCAGTCGATGAACCTGATCAACGACGAGCGGCCCGACATCATCGTCGTCTTCGGCGCCGACCACGTCTATCGCATGGACGCCTCGCAGATGGTGCAGGCGCACATCGACAGCGGCGCCGGCGTGACCGTGGCCGGCATCCGCGTCCCGCGGCACGAGGCGTGGCAGTTCGGCGTCATCAAGACCGGGCCCGACGGCGAGACCATCGAGGAGTTCCTCGAGAAGCCCGAGAATCCCCCGGGTCTGCTGGACTCCCCCGACGAGTCGTTCGCCTCGATGGGCAACTACGTGTTCAGCGCCGACGTGCTGGTCGAGGCGCTCGAGAAGGACTCCGCGAACCCCAAGTCCCGCCACGACATGGGTGGCGACATCATCCCGATGCTGGTCGACCAGAAGCGCGCCTGCGTCTACGACTTCAAGCGCAACCAGGTCCCGGGCTCCACCGACCGGGACAAGGACTACTGGCGTGACGTGGGGACTCTCGACAGCTACCACGAGGCGCACCTCGACCTGGTGTCCGCGCTGCCGGTGTTCAACCTCTACAACACCGACTGGCCGATCTTCACCTCGAACTCCCAGCTGCCCGGGGCCAAGTTCACCTCGGGCGCCAGCGTCCGGGACTCCATCGTCTGCGCCGGCTCGATCGTCTCCGCGGCCACCGTGGACAGCTCCGTGATCGGCGTGCACGACCACGTCGCGGACGGTGCCTACGTCCAGCGCAGCGTGCTGCTGGACAACGTCACGATCGGCCGCGGCGCAGTGGTGCGCAACGCGATCATCGACAAGAACGTGGTGGTCCCCGACGGCTGCCTGATCGGGGTGGACCACGAGGAGGACCGCCGCCGCGGCTTCACCGTGAGCGAGGGTGGCATCACGGTGCTCGGCAAGGGTCAGGTCGTCCTTCCCTGA
- a CDS encoding saccharopine dehydrogenase family protein yields MTPHLEPAATPGAQAGPDTGSGDRAYDLVLLGATGFTGRLTAEYLAEHVPADCRWALAGRNTAKLEEVRAGLARIDERWTHLPLLAADVEDAASLRRLAGSSRVVITTVGPYLTYGEGVVAACAEAGTDYVDLTGEAEFVDRMYLAHHERAVQTGARLVHACGFDSVPHDLGVLFTVQQLPEGVPLRIRGMVRSNATFSGGTFASAMTAFSRVRQMYAAAAERRRREGRPVDRRVRVSAGRPHHDGDTGFWLVPLPTIDPLVVGRSAAALDRYGPDFSYGHYAAVRRLPVALGGIAGAGMLAVTAQLAPLRQQLLKRVPAGQGPDAERRAKSWFTVHFIAEGGGQRVHTEVAGGDPGYTETAKMLAESALCLAFDENPATRGQVTTAVAMGQNLLERLQRAGMVFRVVPDRPS; encoded by the coding sequence ATGACCCCTCACCTGGAACCCGCCGCGACCCCCGGTGCGCAGGCCGGGCCCGACACCGGTTCGGGGGACCGCGCCTACGACCTGGTGCTCCTCGGTGCCACCGGGTTCACCGGCCGGCTGACCGCGGAGTACCTCGCCGAGCACGTGCCCGCGGACTGCCGCTGGGCGCTGGCCGGTCGCAACACCGCGAAGCTGGAGGAGGTCCGTGCCGGGCTGGCCCGGATCGACGAGCGCTGGACCCACCTGCCGCTGCTGGCCGCGGACGTGGAGGATGCCGCGTCGCTGCGCCGGCTCGCCGGGTCGTCCCGGGTCGTGATCACCACGGTGGGTCCCTACCTGACCTACGGCGAGGGCGTCGTGGCCGCGTGTGCGGAGGCCGGGACCGACTACGTCGACCTCACCGGGGAGGCGGAGTTCGTGGACCGGATGTACCTCGCCCACCACGAACGTGCCGTGCAGACCGGTGCCCGACTGGTGCACGCCTGCGGGTTCGACTCGGTGCCGCACGACCTCGGCGTGCTGTTCACCGTGCAGCAGCTGCCGGAGGGAGTGCCGTTGCGGATCCGCGGGATGGTGCGCAGCAACGCCACCTTCTCCGGCGGCACCTTCGCCTCGGCGATGACGGCGTTCTCCCGGGTCCGGCAGATGTACGCCGCGGCCGCCGAGCGCCGCCGCCGCGAGGGCCGGCCCGTGGACCGCCGGGTGCGGGTCTCCGCCGGGCGCCCGCACCACGACGGGGACACCGGCTTCTGGCTGGTGCCGCTGCCGACGATCGACCCGCTCGTCGTCGGGCGGTCGGCCGCCGCGCTGGACCGGTACGGCCCCGACTTCAGCTATGGCCACTACGCCGCCGTACGCCGGCTGCCGGTCGCGCTCGGCGGCATCGCCGGGGCCGGGATGCTCGCCGTCACCGCCCAGCTCGCGCCGCTGCGGCAGCAGCTGCTCAAGCGGGTGCCGGCCGGGCAGGGACCCGACGCGGAGCGCCGCGCGAAGTCCTGGTTCACCGTGCACTTCATCGCCGAGGGAGGCGGTCAGCGGGTGCACACCGAGGTGGCCGGCGGCGACCCGGGCTACACCGAGACTGCCAAGATGCTCGCCGAGTCGGCGCTCTGCCTGGCCTTCGACGAGAACCCGGCGACCAGGGGCCAGGTGACCACCGCGGTGGCCATGGGGCAGAACCTCCTCGAACGTCTGCAGCGCGCCGGGATGGTGTTCCGGGTGGTCCCGGACCGCCCGTCCTGA
- a CDS encoding DUF2277 domain-containing protein, with product MCRNIRQLHNFAPPATREEVQAAALQYVRKVSGSTRPSQANQEAFDAAVAEVAAATQRLLDGLTTSAPHKDREVEAAKARARAAVRYG from the coding sequence ATGTGCCGCAACATCCGCCAGCTCCACAACTTCGCGCCTCCGGCGACCCGGGAGGAGGTGCAGGCCGCGGCCCTGCAGTACGTCCGCAAGGTCAGCGGCAGCACCCGGCCCTCCCAGGCCAACCAGGAGGCGTTCGATGCGGCCGTCGCCGAGGTCGCGGCGGCCACCCAGAGGCTCCTCGACGGCTTGACCACCTCCGCGCCGCACAAGGACCGCGAGGTCGAGGCCGCCAAGGCGCGGGCCCGGGCCGCGGTGCGCTACGGCTGA
- a CDS encoding SDR family NAD(P)-dependent oxidoreductase, whose protein sequence is MDFDDQVILVTGASRGIGRAVALRFAEQGGTVVVHYASDHAAAEATLAALPGEGHRTAAADLADPDAVERLVADVVGTHGRVDVLVNNAGIFEEHPVLGTDYRQWRESWRRTLDTNLVGPANLIHEVVPQMVARGGGRIVNVSSRGAFRGEPEHTAYGASKAGLNSLGQSLAQELAPHGVYVTTVAPGFVETDMTTSHLDGPRGDAIRAQSPMGRTATAQEVARVVVFLAAPGAEAMTGAIVDVNGASYLRT, encoded by the coding sequence ATGGACTTCGACGATCAAGTGATCCTGGTGACCGGGGCCTCGCGCGGGATCGGTCGCGCCGTGGCGCTCCGGTTCGCCGAGCAGGGCGGCACGGTGGTCGTGCACTACGCCTCCGACCACGCCGCCGCCGAGGCGACGCTGGCCGCCCTGCCCGGCGAGGGGCACCGCACGGCGGCCGCGGACCTCGCCGACCCCGACGCGGTCGAGCGGCTGGTGGCCGATGTCGTCGGCACGCACGGACGCGTCGACGTGCTGGTCAACAACGCCGGCATCTTCGAGGAGCACCCGGTGCTGGGCACCGACTACCGGCAGTGGCGCGAGAGCTGGCGGCGCACCCTCGACACCAACCTCGTCGGACCGGCGAACCTCATCCACGAGGTGGTGCCGCAGATGGTGGCCCGCGGCGGCGGCCGGATCGTCAACGTCTCCTCCCGGGGAGCCTTCCGCGGCGAGCCCGAGCACACGGCGTACGGCGCCAGCAAGGCGGGCCTGAACAGCCTCGGCCAGTCACTGGCCCAGGAGCTCGCGCCGCACGGCGTCTACGTGACCACGGTCGCGCCGGGCTTCGTCGAGACCGACATGACCACCTCGCACCTCGACGGACCCAGGGGCGACGCGATCCGGGCCCAGAGCCCGATGGGGCGCACCGCGACGGCCCAGGAGGTGGCCCGGGTGGTCGTGTTCCTCGCCGCGCCCGGCGCGGAGGCGATGACCGGGGCGATCGTCGACGTCAACGGCGCGTCCTACCTGCGCACCTGA